A single window of Bacteroidota bacterium DNA harbors:
- a CDS encoding O-antigen ligase family protein — protein METELFYRLRFFLVAAMALLMPLYLFAVSLLAVLLLFTIITGIIFVKPVWSKENIKAVVLFGALFILLCISLFYTSDFSEGWISLQVKLSLIGFPLLFAVGKPMREQETRSVLFLFLTGVLLASLICFCHSLYHYHLTHDRVKLFYGELSFYIHPSYMAMYATLAALIAIRMLDRKMKKIVVALLVIAFLYLIFFITMLQSKAGILCAAILLPVFALLSLPGSKYRITTLMIVVGAGSIYFFTNKVIITRANDRIFNASYNITHLKEVHVTGKGSESSEVRVQIWKACLEILRDGWITGEGVGDVKNVLKKKYREKQIDAAYEHNLNAHNEFLQVWLMAGIAALLLLLAAFIWPAWGALWNRNYLYLVFILLVGMNLLVESMFETQAGTIFYGFFNAFFFFLCKKNDTKVNTE, from the coding sequence ATGGAGACTGAACTTTTTTATCGCTTGCGATTTTTTCTGGTTGCCGCCATGGCATTGCTGATGCCTTTGTATCTTTTCGCTGTCTCACTGCTTGCTGTACTTCTTTTATTCACAATAATAACGGGAATAATATTTGTTAAGCCCGTTTGGTCAAAAGAAAATATAAAAGCAGTAGTATTGTTCGGAGCACTTTTTATTCTGCTTTGCATTTCTTTATTCTACACGTCGGACTTTTCTGAAGGATGGATTTCGTTGCAGGTAAAACTTTCGCTCATCGGATTTCCGCTTTTGTTTGCGGTCGGCAAGCCAATGAGAGAACAGGAAACCAGGAGCGTGCTTTTTTTGTTTCTTACCGGTGTATTGCTTGCTTCGCTGATCTGTTTTTGTCACTCTCTTTATCATTATCACCTTACACACGATCGCGTCAAATTATTTTACGGAGAACTTTCATTTTACATCCATCCAAGTTATATGGCCATGTATGCAACGCTTGCTGCACTCATCGCAATTCGTATGTTAGACCGGAAAATGAAAAAAATTGTCGTTGCACTTTTGGTGATCGCATTTCTTTACCTGATTTTTTTTATTACCATGCTGCAATCCAAGGCCGGGATTCTTTGTGCTGCTATACTACTTCCCGTATTTGCCTTGTTATCTCTTCCCGGATCGAAATACAGAATAACAACGTTGATGATTGTAGTGGGAGCAGGATCAATTTATTTTTTTACCAATAAAGTAATTATTACAAGAGCCAATGACCGGATATTCAATGCAAGTTATAATATCACCCATTTGAAAGAGGTACATGTTACCGGCAAAGGTTCGGAGTCATCGGAAGTGCGTGTGCAGATTTGGAAAGCGTGCCTTGAAATTCTTCGTGACGGATGGATAACCGGCGAAGGAGTAGGTGATGTAAAAAATGTCCTGAAAAAAAAATACAGGGAGAAGCAGATCGACGCTGCCTACGAACATAACCTAAATGCACACAACGAATTTCTTCAGGTCTGGCTTATGGCAGGTATAGCAGCTTTATTGCTGCTCCTCGCCGCATTTATATGGCCAGCATGGGGCGCATTGTGGAACAGGAATTATCTTTACTTAGTGTTCATTCTTCTTGTCGGAATGAATTTACTGGTGGAATCAATGTTTGAAACGCAAGCCGGAACAATTTTCTACGGATTTTTTAACGCCTTCTTTTTCTTTCTCTGCAAGAAGAACGATACTAAAGTAAACACTGAATGA
- a CDS encoding DegT/DnrJ/EryC1/StrS aminotransferase family protein: protein MIPFSPPRIDEKIIDAVAEVLRSGWITTGPKTKLFEKKLSEYYGAPATLCLNSATAGLEIILRWFGVKEGDEVILPAYTYSATANVIVHCGATPVFVDVNADDFNISVAAIENAVTEKTKVIMPVDFGGWPCDYASINALAKRNAGKFNAANEVQKNLGRILVLSDAAHSIGAIYKGKKTGSLTDVTVFSFHAVKNLTTAEGGAVALCLPPPFNNEEIYRELCVKTLHGQNKDALAKTQRGNWKYDVVEAGYKCNMTDIMAAIGLVELERYDSDMLVKREKIIDQYNWSLSAYQWAELPVMKRGDNFSSCHLYPLRIKGISETQRDLIIQKIFEKEVSVNVHFIPVPMMSFYKKLGYDIRNYPVTYNNFSREISLPVFYHLSDEQVKTVLEAVVTSVLEVAGAK, encoded by the coding sequence ATGATCCCTTTCTCTCCACCACGTATCGATGAAAAAATAATTGACGCCGTTGCGGAAGTACTCCGGTCGGGATGGATCACAACGGGGCCGAAAACAAAACTGTTCGAAAAAAAACTTTCGGAATATTATGGTGCGCCTGCTACGTTGTGTTTGAATTCCGCAACCGCCGGACTCGAAATTATTCTGCGCTGGTTCGGTGTGAAAGAAGGCGATGAAGTGATCCTTCCCGCGTACACGTATTCCGCGACTGCGAACGTGATCGTGCACTGTGGCGCAACGCCCGTGTTCGTGGATGTGAATGCCGATGATTTTAATATTTCTGTTGCTGCAATTGAAAATGCAGTCACAGAAAAAACAAAAGTGATCATGCCGGTTGATTTCGGCGGATGGCCCTGCGATTATGCGTCGATCAATGCGCTTGCAAAAAGAAATGCGGGCAAGTTCAATGCAGCGAATGAGGTGCAGAAGAATCTCGGAAGAATTCTTGTGTTGAGTGATGCGGCACATTCTATAGGTGCCATCTATAAAGGAAAAAAAACAGGATCGCTTACCGATGTCACCGTTTTTTCTTTTCATGCTGTGAAAAATCTTACCACTGCAGAAGGCGGCGCAGTTGCATTGTGTCTTCCTCCGCCGTTCAACAATGAAGAAATTTATCGTGAGCTGTGTGTGAAAACGCTTCATGGGCAAAATAAAGATGCGCTTGCAAAAACACAGAGGGGAAACTGGAAATACGATGTTGTGGAAGCCGGTTACAAATGCAACATGACGGATATTATGGCCGCGATAGGTTTAGTGGAACTGGAGCGTTACGATTCTGATATGCTGGTGAAACGCGAAAAAATTATTGATCAGTACAACTGGTCTTTGTCGGCGTACCAATGGGCTGAGTTGCCGGTCATGAAACGAGGTGATAATTTTTCTTCCTGTCATCTTTACCCGCTTCGCATAAAAGGAATTTCTGAAACGCAGCGCGATCTCATTATTCAGAAAATTTTTGAAAAGGAGGTGAGTGTGAATGTGCATTTCATCCCGGTGCCCATGATGTCGTTCTATAAAAAACTCGGTTATGATATCAGGAATTACCCGGTGACTTACAACAATTTTTCGAGGGAAATTTCACTTCCTGTTTTTTACCATCTTTCGGATGAGCAGGTGAAAACCGTTCTCGAAGCAGTGGTTACTTCTGTTCTTGAAGTGGCCGGCGCAAAATGA
- a CDS encoding sugar transferase — translation MKRIFDITCSFLGLVILFPFLFIISILILVTSRGAIFYSQLRVGKNGKDFRLWKFRTMRPGSDEKGLLTVGGKDPRVTRVGYFLRKYKLDELPQLVNVLIGEMSLVGPRPEVRRYVDMYTREQKCVLEIKPGITDYASIEYSNENELLAKAADPEKKYVEEVMPAKIKLNLKYMEEKSFGTDLKIIFKTIGKIF, via the coding sequence ATGAAAAGGATCTTCGACATAACCTGTTCTTTTCTTGGCCTCGTTATTCTTTTTCCATTCCTGTTCATCATTTCCATTCTTATTCTTGTTACAAGCCGGGGTGCAATTTTCTATTCGCAATTGCGCGTTGGAAAAAACGGGAAAGATTTTCGTCTCTGGAAATTTCGGACCATGCGCCCCGGTTCAGATGAGAAAGGATTGCTCACGGTCGGCGGAAAAGATCCTCGTGTGACGCGTGTGGGATATTTTCTCCGCAAATACAAACTGGATGAACTTCCTCAACTGGTGAATGTTCTCATTGGAGAAATGTCGCTCGTGGGGCCGCGCCCGGAAGTGCGCAGGTACGTGGACATGTACACACGTGAGCAGAAGTGCGTACTTGAAATAAAACCCGGAATTACCGATTATGCTTCGATCGAATATTCGAATGAGAATGAATTGCTGGCGAAAGCTGCGGATCCTGAAAAAAAATATGTAGAAGAAGTGATGCCGGCAAAAATAAAACTGAATTTAAAATATATGGAAGAGAAAAGTTTCGGGACCGATCTGAAAATTATTTTTAAAACGATTGGGAAAATTTTCTGA
- a CDS encoding nucleoside phosphorylase, whose protein sequence is MSKTIAESELILNPDGSIYHLHLRPEMIAENIIVVGDQDRVEDVSAHFDSIEFKIKNREFITHTGIFRGKNITALSTGIGTDNIDIVLNELDALINIDLHSRTVLPVKKSLNIVRIGTSGALQPDIPVDSFVVSSHGMGLDGLLNYYAGLDLCDEAGIANAFMQHAGWMKGMPYPYVVKGSEKLIALLGKDQIKGITATAPGFYGPQGRQLRLAPALPDLNEKLGSFRYNDLRVTNFEMETSALYGLGKLLGHQCCTVCAIIANRVARTYSKDYKQTVNLLIRHVLERLAV, encoded by the coding sequence ATGAGTAAAACCATAGCCGAATCAGAACTCATTCTCAATCCCGACGGAAGTATTTATCATCTCCACCTCCGGCCTGAAATGATCGCGGAAAATATTATTGTGGTAGGTGACCAGGACCGCGTGGAAGATGTTTCTGCGCATTTCGATTCCATTGAATTCAAAATAAAAAACCGCGAGTTCATTACCCATACCGGAATTTTCCGTGGAAAAAATATCACCGCACTTTCAACAGGAATCGGAACAGACAACATTGACATTGTACTCAACGAACTCGATGCACTCATCAATATTGATCTTCATTCAAGAACAGTTTTGCCAGTGAAAAAATCGCTCAACATCGTTCGCATCGGAACTTCCGGCGCACTACAACCCGATATTCCTGTCGATAGTTTTGTGGTTTCTTCTCACGGTATGGGACTTGACGGACTACTGAATTATTATGCAGGACTCGATCTGTGCGACGAAGCGGGGATCGCAAATGCATTTATGCAACACGCAGGATGGATGAAAGGAATGCCTTATCCTTACGTGGTGAAAGGTTCTGAAAAATTAATTGCTCTCCTCGGAAAAGATCAGATCAAAGGGATCACAGCTACCGCTCCCGGATTTTATGGCCCGCAGGGTCGACAGCTCCGCCTCGCTCCTGCCCTGCCCGACCTCAATGAAAAACTCGGAAGTTTCCGGTATAACGATCTTCGTGTTACGAATTTTGAAATGGAAACATCAGCGCTGTACGGACTCGGAAAATTACTCGGCCATCAATGCTGTACTGTTTGCGCCATTATCGCGAATCGTGTTGCCCGCACCTACAGCAAGGATTATAAACAAACAGTTAATTTGCTTATCCGTCACGTTCTTGAACGTTTGGCTGTGTAA
- a CDS encoding universal stress protein, translating to MSTAPKKIVVPVDFGEQSMIALHQGTRLAKMIGADLALLYVIESQGIFSRKSASAQDEEMKKEINGKLDELMDGIVKNEGIKCEKVVAHGSVYDKVAEVAEMLNASFIVMGTNGRSSTGLRRRFIGSNALRVVRESKVPVITIKGKHHRDGCRNIVLPLDLTKETREKVARAIEFAKMYGADIRIVSVLFTTDEFIVNRLTRQLSQVKAFVEKAGIRCTAEIIKGIKGEESLGQIIIDYSNKVEGDLLMIMTQQEQEITELFIGSAAQEIINRSDIPVLSIVPTPKKDLAEFLPY from the coding sequence ATGAGTACAGCTCCCAAGAAAATTGTTGTCCCGGTAGATTTTGGTGAACAATCCATGATCGCCTTGCACCAGGGAACACGCCTTGCAAAAATGATCGGTGCCGATCTTGCGCTATTATATGTTATAGAAAGCCAGGGAATATTCAGCCGCAAATCTGCAAGTGCGCAGGATGAAGAAATGAAAAAGGAAATCAATGGTAAACTTGATGAGCTGATGGACGGCATAGTGAAAAATGAAGGGATCAAATGCGAAAAAGTAGTTGCACACGGATCAGTTTACGATAAAGTAGCTGAAGTGGCGGAAATGCTCAATGCAAGTTTTATTGTAATGGGAACCAATGGTCGTTCATCTACCGGTCTTCGCCGCCGTTTCATAGGATCGAATGCATTGCGCGTGGTGCGCGAATCAAAAGTTCCGGTCATCACCATCAAAGGAAAACACCACCGCGATGGTTGCAGGAATATTGTTTTACCGCTAGACCTTACCAAAGAAACAAGAGAGAAAGTTGCCCGCGCTATTGAATTTGCAAAAATGTATGGAGCCGACATCCGCATTGTTTCTGTCCTTTTCACTACCGACGAGTTCATCGTGAACCGTCTTACCCGCCAGCTTTCACAGGTAAAAGCTTTCGTTGAAAAAGCAGGCATCCGTTGCACCGCTGAGATCATCAAAGGAATCAAAGGAGAAGAATCACTGGGCCAGATCATCATCGATTATTCCAATAAAGTAGAAGGCGATCTGCTGATGATCATGACGCAGCAGGAACAGGAGATCACCGAACTTTTCATCGGTTCGGCTGCACAGGAGATCATCAATCGCTCGGATATTCCCGTTCTGTCTATTGTACCAACACCTAAAAAGGATCTGGCGGAATTCCTGCCGTACTAA
- a CDS encoding universal stress protein gives MKLHIKKILIPTDFSETAQLAIEHASFVARLTKAELLIVHVVPAYEYQYEIPEPIMHIDDREEMRKMVEKKLSDTVTEVKNKYGIAAKAFSATGKVAGEIVQIAKDENIDLIFMGTHGVSGFNERIIGSTAQKVVALAPCPVISVQQHATKLGYSNIVLPIEHSIHSREKVSVATDLGSLFGSKIHILGLIEEKEEHAKEKMHIILDTVESAIRKSGLAFSRKTVSGDNLAVEALRYADEVNGDLIMILADEESELETWMMSAVAKQIVNHSRIPVLSLKPHYADFESVNLGGAYRFY, from the coding sequence ATGAAACTACATATAAAAAAGATCCTCATTCCTACCGATTTCTCTGAAACGGCACAACTTGCTATTGAGCATGCATCTTTTGTTGCGCGACTTACAAAAGCGGAATTGCTTATCGTTCATGTTGTTCCTGCATACGAATACCAGTATGAAATCCCTGAACCGATCATGCACATCGATGATAGGGAAGAAATGAGAAAAATGGTGGAAAAAAAGTTATCGGATACGGTAACCGAGGTAAAAAACAAATATGGTATTGCAGCAAAAGCATTCAGTGCTACCGGTAAGGTTGCCGGCGAAATTGTGCAGATTGCAAAAGACGAAAACATCGATCTGATCTTTATGGGAACGCATGGTGTTTCAGGTTTTAACGAACGGATAATCGGCAGCACCGCACAGAAAGTGGTGGCGCTTGCTCCTTGCCCTGTCATTTCTGTTCAGCAACATGCAACTAAACTCGGGTACTCGAACATTGTTCTTCCCATTGAGCATTCGATTCATTCGAGAGAAAAAGTTTCTGTAGCCACTGATCTCGGTTCTCTTTTCGGATCGAAAATTCACATCCTCGGATTGATCGAGGAAAAGGAAGAACATGCAAAAGAAAAAATGCATATCATCCTGGATACCGTGGAATCAGCGATCAGAAAATCAGGATTGGCTTTTTCGAGAAAAACGGTGAGCGGCGATAATTTAGCAGTAGAAGCGCTCAGGTATGCTGATGAAGTAAACGGCGACCTGATCATGATCCTTGCTGATGAAGAATCGGAACTTGAAACCTGGATGATGAGTGCAGTGGCTAAACAGATCGTCAATCACTCGAGAATTCCTGTGCTGAGCCTGAAACCGCACTACGCCGATTTTGAAAGTGTAAATCTCGGCGGAGCATACCGGTTTTATTGA
- a CDS encoding DUF4197 domain-containing protein, translating into MKKILLPSLAFVIILVACTDLNKTVNDINKQITTTTGNLPGLSNDDIVSGLKDALTQGATKAAQRGSAVDGFFKNPKIHIPFPPTVQNVKDWAIKFGMQSQVDKFEETLNRAAEAAAKDAAGIFIDAVKTMTVTDGLSILKGADTAATHFLREKCTSSLNVKFKPTIHNATQQVKLTEYWTPITTAYNKIPGHTAVNTDLDQYVDDRAVDGIFKLVGEEETNIRTNPAARATDMMKKVFGSKDNPHNQ; encoded by the coding sequence ATGAAAAAAATACTTCTTCCATCCCTGGCGTTTGTGATCATCCTGGTGGCCTGCACTGATCTTAACAAGACGGTCAACGACATCAATAAACAGATCACCACTACCACAGGAAATCTGCCCGGATTATCCAATGACGATATTGTTTCGGGTTTGAAAGATGCGCTTACGCAGGGTGCTACCAAAGCGGCTCAGCGTGGTTCCGCCGTTGACGGATTTTTTAAGAATCCCAAGATCCATATTCCTTTTCCGCCCACTGTTCAGAATGTAAAAGACTGGGCGATCAAATTCGGCATGCAGTCGCAAGTGGATAAATTCGAAGAAACTTTGAATCGCGCAGCAGAAGCAGCAGCAAAAGATGCCGCAGGAATTTTTATTGACGCAGTAAAAACAATGACGGTTACCGACGGACTTTCGATTCTGAAAGGTGCCGATACTGCGGCGACACATTTTCTCCGGGAGAAATGTACGTCTTCACTGAATGTGAAATTCAAACCGACGATCCACAATGCAACTCAACAGGTGAAGCTTACTGAATACTGGACACCGATCACCACCGCCTACAATAAAATTCCGGGGCACACCGCAGTGAATACCGATCTTGATCAATACGTGGATGACCGCGCTGTAGATGGAATTTTCAAATTAGTGGGTGAAGAAGAAACAAATATCCGCACAAACCCTGCTGCACGTGCAACTGATATGATGAAAAAAGTTTTCGGTTCAAAAGATAATCCGCACAATCAGTAA
- a CDS encoding competence/damage-inducible protein A: MTNLQIVCQFSGASFFLRSCLTLLPLKAEIICIGDELLIGQVINTNAAWIGEQLGLAGISVVRSSCISDSEKAIREAMDYSQLHSDLIIITGGLGPTNDDITKKTLCEYFGMKWRTDEKILMEVEKFFLRYGKTLNEVNRLQAQVPDGCIAIANKNGTAPGMWFEQDEKIFISMPGVPYEMKGMMSDEVIPMLKKKFSLPFIYHKTVHTLGIGESILAERIADWEKSLALFDIKLAYLPSPAMVRLRMSASGVNEKEITECVNKKSKELIPLVGGYIFGYENDTIEKVAGDLLRSAKKTLALAESCTGGMIAHLITSVPGSSDYFKGGIISYADEVKTKELGIQEKIIAEHGVVSEEVVRMMAQHARKKFNTDYALSTSGIAGPSGGTIAKPVGTVWMAVSGAEGTFSRKMQFGDNRERNILRASVMALGMLRKFILGELKET, encoded by the coding sequence ATGACAAACCTACAAATTGTTTGCCAATTTTCCGGAGCGTCGTTTTTCTTGAGAAGCTGTTTAACTTTACTTCCGTTGAAAGCAGAGATAATTTGTATCGGCGATGAATTGCTTATAGGGCAGGTCATCAATACCAACGCCGCCTGGATCGGTGAACAGCTTGGACTTGCAGGAATTTCTGTGGTGCGTTCTTCCTGTATTTCTGATTCCGAAAAAGCAATTCGTGAGGCGATGGATTATTCTCAACTCCATTCCGATCTTATCATCATCACCGGCGGACTCGGCCCCACGAACGACGATATCACAAAAAAAACGTTGTGTGAATATTTCGGAATGAAATGGAGAACGGATGAAAAGATTCTGATGGAAGTGGAAAAATTTTTTCTTCGCTACGGAAAAACGCTGAATGAAGTGAATCGCCTGCAGGCACAGGTTCCTGACGGATGCATTGCAATCGCTAATAAAAACGGAACAGCGCCGGGAATGTGGTTCGAGCAGGATGAAAAAATTTTTATTTCCATGCCGGGCGTTCCTTACGAAATGAAAGGGATGATGTCGGATGAAGTGATCCCGATGCTGAAGAAAAAATTCTCTCTGCCCTTTATTTATCACAAAACCGTTCACACACTCGGTATCGGCGAATCGATCCTGGCAGAACGAATTGCTGATTGGGAAAAAAGCCTGGCACTGTTCGATATCAAACTTGCGTACCTGCCTTCGCCTGCGATGGTGCGCCTGCGCATGAGTGCGTCGGGTGTGAATGAAAAAGAAATAACGGAATGCGTCAATAAAAAATCGAAAGAACTGATACCTCTCGTTGGCGGATATATTTTCGGTTATGAGAATGATACGATCGAAAAAGTTGCGGGCGATCTTTTGCGTTCTGCAAAAAAAACACTCGCACTTGCAGAAAGCTGTACAGGCGGAATGATCGCGCATCTCATCACGTCCGTTCCCGGCAGTTCCGATTATTTCAAAGGAGGAATTATTTCCTATGCCGATGAAGTGAAAACAAAAGAACTTGGTATTCAGGAAAAAATAATTGCTGAACATGGCGTGGTGAGCGAAGAAGTGGTCCGCATGATGGCACAACACGCGAGAAAAAAATTCAATACCGATTACGCACTTTCCACTTCCGGTATCGCAGGACCTTCCGGCGGAACAATTGCAAAACCTGTCGGAACAGTCTGGATGGCGGTTTCAGGAGCGGAAGGAACGTTCTCGAGAAAAATGCAGTTCGGCGATAACAGGGAAAGAAATATTCTCCGCGCTTCTGTAATGGCATTGGGGATGCTGCGGAAATTTATTCTTGGCGAACTCAAAGAGACATAG
- the ligA gene encoding NAD-dependent DNA ligase LigA, whose amino-acid sequence MNKEQAKKRIEILSKELEEHNYKYYVLTEPSISDFQFDKMMEELIALEKEFPELRKNDSPSQRVGGQITKEFVTVKHRYPMLSLGNTYSEQELADFDERVRKGLGGDEPVYVCELKYDGVAIGLRYEKGIFTQAVTRGDGVQGDDVTTNAKTIRSIPLKLKKNEWPADIEIRGEVFMPKSVFNSINKEKEDIGESPLANPRNAAAGTLKMQDSKVVAGRKLDCFSYFLLGENLPFKTHFESLEAARKWGFKVPVYTERVRGLEGILKFIQKWDKKRHELDFETDGAVIKVDNYEQQRALGFTAKSPRWAIAFKFKAETVSTKLLNITYQVGRTGAITPVANLHPVQLAGTVVKNASLHNADIIEKMDIRIGDTVFVEKGGEIIPKIVGVDLKKREKNSQPLKYITHCPECNSKLARGEEEAKHFCPNENGCPPQLKGKIEHFVSRRAMNIDSLGAETIGQLFDAKLIHTISDLYDLHKKKKELLGLDRMAEKSVHNLIEGIEQSKKIPFERVLFALGIRHVGETTAKKIAGHFKNINALAHASREELIEVPEVGEILANSVYDWFSETKNTATLKKLKQEGLQFELSEEQLSLRSEKLAGKIFVVSGVFSRSRDEVKAIIEQNGGKNAGSVSGKTSYLVAGENMGPEKKIKAGKLGIPIITEDELLRLVK is encoded by the coding sequence ATGAATAAAGAGCAGGCAAAAAAAAGAATTGAAATTCTGAGCAAAGAACTCGAAGAGCATAATTATAAATATTATGTGCTGACCGAACCTTCCATCAGCGATTTTCAGTTTGATAAAATGATGGAAGAGCTGATAGCGCTCGAAAAAGAATTTCCTGAACTTCGGAAAAATGATTCTCCTTCGCAGCGTGTAGGCGGACAGATCACGAAAGAATTCGTCACCGTTAAACACCGTTACCCGATGTTGTCATTGGGAAATACTTACAGTGAACAGGAGCTTGCTGATTTTGATGAACGTGTGAGGAAAGGATTGGGTGGTGATGAACCCGTTTATGTTTGTGAATTGAAATATGATGGAGTAGCCATCGGCCTTCGTTATGAAAAAGGAATTTTCACGCAGGCGGTCACGCGTGGCGATGGCGTGCAGGGCGATGATGTGACCACGAATGCAAAAACCATTCGCAGCATTCCGCTCAAATTGAAAAAAAATGAATGGCCTGCCGATATCGAGATCCGCGGAGAAGTGTTCATGCCGAAAAGTGTTTTCAATTCCATCAATAAAGAAAAAGAAGACATCGGTGAATCGCCATTGGCAAATCCGCGCAACGCCGCTGCCGGCACTCTGAAAATGCAGGACTCAAAAGTGGTGGCTGGAAGGAAACTCGATTGCTTCTCTTATTTTTTATTGGGAGAAAATCTTCCGTTCAAAACACATTTCGAATCGCTGGAAGCTGCGCGCAAATGGGGATTCAAAGTTCCGGTTTATACTGAACGAGTTCGCGGGCTCGAAGGAATTTTAAAATTCATTCAGAAGTGGGATAAAAAAAGACACGAGCTGGATTTTGAAACGGACGGCGCAGTGATCAAAGTGGATAACTATGAACAACAGCGCGCACTGGGTTTCACTGCAAAATCTCCGCGCTGGGCTATTGCATTTAAATTCAAAGCAGAAACTGTTTCCACAAAATTGCTCAACATCACTTACCAGGTCGGGCGCACGGGCGCGATCACACCTGTAGCCAATCTTCATCCTGTTCAGTTGGCAGGAACGGTTGTGAAAAATGCTTCGCTGCATAATGCCGACATCATTGAGAAAATGGATATCAGGATCGGCGATACCGTGTTCGTTGAAAAAGGCGGAGAGATCATTCCGAAAATTGTTGGTGTCGATCTGAAAAAACGTGAAAAGAATTCACAACCGCTGAAATACATCACGCATTGTCCCGAATGCAATTCGAAACTTGCGCGTGGTGAAGAGGAAGCAAAACATTTTTGCCCCAATGAAAATGGTTGTCCGCCGCAGCTCAAAGGAAAGATTGAACATTTCGTGAGCCGGCGCGCCATGAACATCGACTCGCTCGGTGCGGAAACCATCGGCCAGTTATTCGACGCAAAACTCATTCACACTATTTCCGATCTCTACGATCTTCACAAAAAGAAAAAAGAATTGCTCGGCCTTGATCGCATGGCAGAGAAGTCGGTGCATAATCTCATTGAAGGAATTGAGCAATCGAAAAAAATTCCTTTTGAAAGAGTCTTGTTCGCATTGGGGATCCGGCATGTGGGAGAGACCACGGCGAAAAAGATCGCAGGCCATTTTAAAAACATCAATGCACTCGCGCATGCATCACGCGAAGAGTTGATCGAAGTTCCTGAAGTGGGAGAGATACTCGCCAACAGTGTTTACGATTGGTTCTCTGAAACAAAAAATACTGCCACATTGAAAAAACTTAAACAGGAAGGATTGCAATTCGAACTTTCTGAAGAACAACTTTCATTGCGGAGTGAGAAATTAGCAGGGAAGATATTTGTAGTGTCCGGAGTTTTTTCACGTTCTCGAGATGAAGTGAAAGCGATCATAGAACAGAATGGTGGAAAAAACGCGGGATCTGTTTCCGGCAAAACCTCGTATCTTGTTGCTGGGGAAAATATGGGGCCGGAGAAAAAAATAAAAGCAGGAAAGCTGGGAATTCCCATCATTACAGAAGATGAATTACTACGGCTTGTGAAATAA